The following coding sequences are from one Triticum aestivum cultivar Chinese Spring chromosome 5A, IWGSC CS RefSeq v2.1, whole genome shotgun sequence window:
- the LOC123104308 gene encoding uncharacterized protein: MHPELKSYLADYHARTMARYDAVDKQHARMLKILTGVSTPQLACPMGTAADGGLTDDPRAPAVVHDVFSTTTQAQETPAVSHDAPSVRIERVPATCSTECLTQVASIASVGEVHDAATAAQLEPVDDHIHQEVASEIITPVATTTEVNPKTSVQELDDSPLPCSNNSTQVVSEADHIVVLLVPNNLAALAPSKCLAECSAYVGDWVKPLTATIDSVDETHDTPIAERLHPPSFERHQPWRFNHMGSIFRPSPWPSFGPLSVTSYPEEPCSSIHSQSHRGSCFSPWLVRLMFRDVHLEEHGNGTDSVKPCTSGIQHKVRESFTEIARRCSFDVRRCSPGDGPAIAREFDVPLEIKKMDKGCMGSSVAAYVLPLERYEPCKYQFFRESSMTDFPAEFEVEYEAEYYVQNTTPGLVGREDDLNLWNTDGCSAGIDSNNTVVVADSKSDKISDS, from the exons ATGCACCCGGAGCTGAAGTCCTACTTGGCCGATTACCACGCACGGACCATGGCGCGCTACGACGCCGTGGACAAGCAGCACGCGCGGATGTTAAAGATCCTCACGGGCGTCTCGACCCCGCAGCTGGCTTGCCCCATGGGCACAGCAGCCGATGGTGGCCTCACCGACGACCCCAGAGCCCCGGCGGTCGTCCACGACGTCTTCTCCACCACCACCCAGGCCCAGGAGACCCCCGCGGTCTCGCATGATGCACCCTCGGTCCGCATCGAGAGGGTGCCCGCCACCTGTTCGACGGAGTGCCTGACCCAGGTCGCCTCCATCGCCAGCGTCGGCGAGGTCCACGACGCTGCCACAGCCGCCCAGCTCGAGCCCGTGGATGACCACATCCACCAGGAGGTCGCCTCCGAGATCATCACACCAGTGGCAACCACCACCGAGGTCAACCCCAAGACCAGCGTGCAGGAGCTGGACGACTCGCCACTACCATGCAGCAACAACTCCACCCAAGTAGTGAGCGAGGCGGACCACATCGTCGTTCTCCTTGTTCCCAACAACTTGGCTGCACTAGCGCCGTCCAAGTGCTTGGCAGAATGCTCCGCCTATGTGGGCGACTGGGTGAAACCTCTGACCGCCACCATCGATAGTGTCGACGAGACACATGACACTCCCATCGCTGAGCGTCTGCACCCGCCTTCCTTCGAACGACATCAACCATGGAGGTTCAATCACATGGGATCCATCTTCAGGCCTAGCCCGTGGCCATCGTTCGGGCCTCTGTCAGTCACAAGCTACCCGGAAGAGCCATGTTCAAGTATCCATAGTCAATCACATCGAGGTTCCTGCTTTAGTCCTTGGTTAGTTCGGTTGATGTTTAGAGATGTTCACCTGGAGGAGCATGGTAATGGAACTGATTCAGTCAAGCCTTGCACCAGTGGAATTCAACACAAAGTGCGTGAAAGTTTCACTGAAATTGCAAGGCGATGTTCGTTTGATGTTCGGAGATGTTCACCGGGAGATGGTCCAGCAATCGCAAGGGAGTTCgatgttcctttggaaatcaaaaAAATGGATAAAGGATGCATGGGTTCAAGTGTGGCTGCATATGTATTACCTCTTGAAAGATATGAACCATGCAAGTATCAGTTTTTCAGAGAATCAAGCATGACTGATTTTCCTGCTGAATTCGAAGTTGAATACGAAGCTGAATATTATGTTCAAAATACAACTCCTGGATTGGTTGGGCGTGAAGATGACTTAAACCTCTGGAACACAGATGGATGCTCAGCAGGCATTGATAGCAACAATACAGTTGTTGTGGCTGATAGCAAATCTGATAAAATATCTGACAGTT GA